The nucleotide sequence GAACACCTGCGGCGTCTGCACGAGCGCCATGCGCCGGTCGTCGAAGTAGCCGAGCGTCTTGTCGAGGATCTCGGGTGTGGGCACCTGGTCGGCGTCGAGGATGAGCATGAACTCGCCCTCGGTCGTGAGCAGCGCGTTGTTGAGGTTGCCGGCCTTGGCGTGGCGGGCGCGACCCGACCAGTCGGCCGAGCGGGTGATCCAGCCGATGCCCTCCGCCTCCGCGAGGTCGCGGAGCTCGGTGCGGTTGCCGTCGTCGAGCACCCACGTCTTGTGCGGGTAGGTGATGCGCTGGGCGGCGCGCGCCGTCTCCATCACGAGGTCGAGCGGCTCGTTGTACGTCGCGATGAACACGTCGACCGTGAGGCCCGGCTGCGGCGCGGGCGGCTTGGGCCGGTCGCGGGCGCGCCACATCGTGAGCCCGAACAGCAGCGAGTCGATGAGGCTGTACGTCTCCGCGAGCACGAGCGGGATCGCGATCCAGAGCGCCTCGGTGTTCACCGAGAACAGCAGCCGCCAGATGATGTAGTTCAGGCCGAGGATCGCCGTCACCACGGCCAGCAGGCGGATGAACGCGAACCGCAGCGGCGACCTCCCCGTGGTCGGTGCGCGGTGCGTCGAGCGGCTCACGCGCGGCTCACGGCGAGGACGGTCACGTCGTCGAGCGGCGTGCCGGCTGAGGCGAGGATGCGGACGCGCTCGACGAGCGCGTGCACGCCGCCTGCCTCGGTGACCAGGCGGCCGATCGACGCGAACGCGGGCGCGCTGCCGCCGAACATGTCGAAGAGGCCGTCGCTGAAGGTGACGAAGGTGTCGCCGCGCCCGAGCACGACGTGGCGCTCCTCCCAGCGGTGGTCGACGTCGATGCCGACCGGCAGGTCGCTCGTGTCCAGGTGGGTGACGCGGCCGTCCGGGTGGACGACGATGGTCAGCCCGTGTCCCGCGTCGGCGTAGCGGAGGAGGCCGGACGCCTGGTCGAGGTGGCCGTGCTGCAGCGTGACGAAGGATCCCGTGCGGTCGAGGTCGGCGTCGAGCGAGCGCGCCGCGTCGGTGACCATGAGGCCCGTGTCCTCGAGGACGCCCGCGCCGTAGCGGTCGGCGGTGCTCGCGATGCCGCGGAGGACGGCGCGGACGGTGGCCGTGAGGATCGCCGCGCCCGTGCCCTTGCCCATCACGTCGGCGATCGAGAAGCGGATGCCGGATGCGGTGCGCTCGTAGTCGTAGAAGTCGCCGCCCACGACCTGCGCGGGCACGCACACGGCGGCGATGTCGTAGCCGGGGATCTCGACCTCGGCGGCCGGCAGCAGCGCCATCTGGACCGCCTGGGCGCGCTCCATCTCCGCGTTCGCGATGAGCTCGCGCTGCGCCCACTCGGCGAGCTCGGCGAAGAGCGCGAGCTGGCCGGCGTCGAGACCGCGCGGCTCGACGTCGTACAGGCAGAAGGTGCCGACGACGAGGCCCTCGGGGTCCCGCAGCGGATGACCGGCGTAGAAGCGGATGTGGGGCTCGCCCGCGACGGTGGGCAGGTGCCGGAAGACGGGGTGGTCCCGCGCGTCCTCGACGACGAGGATCCGCTCCTCGCGCACCGTGGTGTCGCAGAAGACGGTGCTGATCGGCGTCTCCGAGAGCTCGGCGCCGGCGCACGACGCGAACCACATGCGGTCGTGGTCCGCGAGGCCGATGGTCGAGAGCGGCACGCCGAACGCCGTGCGAGCCAGGCGCGTGACCCGGTCGAAGCGCTCCTCGGGAGGTCCGTCGAGCAGTCCCAGGGCCTCCACGGCACGCTGCGACGCGCTCGACCGTGCGTCCTCGATCAGACTCATCCCCGCCCCCACCTCGCCGACGTGGACCCCCATCCACGACCCGATTCCACGGGCGCGCTCAGCTTACGTGCCCGGATCCATAGGGGACGTACTAAGTAGCGCTACGCGGATGACATGAGTGGTCGTCCCAGTGGTGGCGGTGGCGGCTGCTAGCTTCGGGACGAGGATCGGGGGATCGCATGGCATCAGAACGGCGACCGGAGCTGCCCTACCTCGACGGCATGCGGGGCGCCGCCGCCCTCGCCGTCGTCGCGTTCCACGCGTTCCTCTACACCGGGCTCAGCGGCCAGGCCTGGCGGGACCTGCCGCTCCTCGGCTGGATCACCGGCTACGGCTACCTCGGCGTGCCCGTCTTCATCGTCCTGTCCGGCTACGTGCTGATGCTCCCCGTCGCCGGCCGCCCCGGGCTCGACCTCCGGCACGGCACGGCGACCTTCCTCCGGCGCCGGGCCAGGCGGATCCTCCCGCCCTACTTCGCGGCCCTCGCGCTCAGCCTGCTCATGGCGCTCGCGATCCCCGTGATGCGCGACGGCGCCGGCACCGAGTGGGAGAGCGCGGCGCCCGCCACCCCCGCGGGCATCGTCTCCCACGTGCTCCTGCTGCAGGACCTCTCCCCCGCCTGGGTCAGCCAGGTGAACGCGCCGCTGTGGAGCGTCGCCGTGGAGTGGCAGATCTACTTCCTCATGCCGCTGGTGCTGCTGCCGCTCTGGCGTCGGTGGGGCGGGCTGCCCGTCGTCGCCCTCGCCACGGTCGCGATGACCGGCGCGTCCCTCGCCGGCTTCGCCCCGTGGGCCTGTCCCTGGCTGCTCGGCCTCTTCGCCGCCGGAATGCTCGCGGCCGAGCTCACCGTCACCGCGCGCCCGCGCTGGGCGTCCGACCGGCTGCTCCTCGCGGTGGCCGTGGGCGCCGCGGCCGTGCTGCTCCTCGGGATCACCGTGCTGCAGGGCAGCGTGTGGGCCGCGGAGCTCGTCGCCGGGGCGGGCTTCGCGTCCCTCCTCGCGTGGGCGGGCGGGCGCACCATGGCCGGATCCCGTCCCCGCGCGCTCGGCGCATTCGTCACCCGGCCGGCGCAGCGGCTCGGACTCGTCTCCTACAGCGTGTACCTCGTGCACAGCCCGTTCCTCGCGCTCGGGAACCTCCTGCTGCTGCCCCTCGGGCTGCCGACCGCCGCGCACGCCGCGGTGATGCTGCTGGTCGTCGCGCCGCTCGCGGTCGCGGCCGGCTTCGGCTTCTTCCACCTCGTGGAGCGGCACTTCCTCAACACACGGCAGGTGCACGTGACGGAGGCGGCGGTTCCGGATGCGGCGCGCGTCGTGCCCCGGCCCGAGGCCTGAGCAGCTCGCCTCGACGGTGCCCCCGCAGGGACTCGAACCCTGACCTGTAGCGATTTTAAGTCGCCCGTCTCTGCCAATTGGACTACGGGGGCGGCGCGCGATGCGCTCCCGACAGCCTAGGTGCCCGCATGGAGACCCCGGGCATGACGACGGCCCGCAGGCTGCTGCCTGCGGGCCGTCGTCGGTGGTGCGGGTGGATCAGGCCGAGGGCTTCTCGTCCGCGTTCTCCGCGCTGGGCGAGGAGCTGTAGCTGCCCGCGAGCGCCGGGGACTTCTCGCCCTCGGCAGGCGCGTCGGCCTTGTCGTCCGCGGCCTTCTTGGCGGGCGCCTCCTCCTTCTTCACGGGAGCGGCGGGCGCGGCATCCGCGGCCGGACGCGGGCGCGACGCGAACGTCTCGAACGCGGTGCGCGGGGTCTCGCGCGCCTCGAGCGAGACGATGTCGCGGCCCCAGACCAGGTTGTTCAGCCAGCCGGTGACGACGCGCGCCTTGCGCTCGAAGGACGGGATCGCGAGGCCGTGGTAGCCGCGGTGCATGACCCAGGCGGGGAAGCCGGTGATGCCGAGCTTGCCGGACTGGAACGCGCCCTGGTACAGGCCGAGGCCCGCGACGGCACCGAGGTTCTTGTGGAAGTAGTCGGTGATCCCCTCGCCGCGGATGCTCGCGGTGAGGTTCTTCGCCATGAGCTTGCCCTGGCGGACGGCGTGCTGCGCGTTGGGCACGCAGAAGCCGCCGACGCCGCCGCCCGTGAGGTCGGGGGTGGCCGCCACGTCGCCGGCGCCCCAGGCGTCCGCCACGATGCCGTCGTCGCCCTCGACGCGACCGTCGGCGCGCACGCGCAGTCGCCCGCGCTCCTCGATCGGGAGGTCGGTGTTCTTGAGCATGGGGCTGGCCATGACGCCGGCGGTCCAGACGATGACGTCGGACTCGAAGGACTCACCGGTCGACAGCTCGACGACGCCGCCGACGGCGGACTTGAGCTGCGTGTCGAGGTGCACGAGCGCGCCGCGCTCGGCGAGGTTCTTCAGCACCCAGTGGCTCGTCTCGAGCGACACCTCGGGCATGATGCGGCCCATCGCCTCGATGAGGTGGAAGTGCGTGTCCTCGAAGTCGATCTCGGGGTACTTCTTCACGAGGTCGGTCGCGATGCTGCGCATCTCGGCGAAGACCTCGATGCCGGCGAAGCCGCCGCCGACCACCACGAAGGTGAGGAGGCGCTCGCGCTCGGGGCCGGCGGGCAGGGTCGCCGCGCGGTCGAAGTTGGCGAAGATGCGGTCGCGGATGGCGACGGCCTCCTCGATCGTCTTCAGGCCGATGGCCTCGTCCGCGACGCCCGGGATCGGGAACGTGCGCGAGACGCTGCCCGCGGTGACGACGATGATGTCGTACGAGAACTCGTAGGGCTCGCCCACGGGCGGCGTGATGGTCGCGGTCTTCGACGCGTGGTCGATGCCGGTGACCTTCGCCGTGACGACGTTGGTGGTGCGGAGGTGGCGCCGCTGCGAGACGACCGCGTGGCGGGGCTCGATGGATCCGGAGACCACCTCGGGCAGGAACGGCTGGTACGTCATGTACGGCAGCGGGTCGACCATGGTGACCTCGGCCTCGCCGGATCG is from Clavibacter sp. A6099 and encodes:
- a CDS encoding PP2C family protein-serine/threonine phosphatase, encoding MSLIEDARSSASQRAVEALGLLDGPPEERFDRVTRLARTAFGVPLSTIGLADHDRMWFASCAGAELSETPISTVFCDTTVREERILVVEDARDHPVFRHLPTVAGEPHIRFYAGHPLRDPEGLVVGTFCLYDVEPRGLDAGQLALFAELAEWAQRELIANAEMERAQAVQMALLPAAEVEIPGYDIAAVCVPAQVVGGDFYDYERTASGIRFSIADVMGKGTGAAILTATVRAVLRGIASTADRYGAGVLEDTGLMVTDAARSLDADLDRTGSFVTLQHGHLDQASGLLRYADAGHGLTIVVHPDGRVTHLDTSDLPVGIDVDHRWEERHVVLGRGDTFVTFSDGLFDMFGGSAPAFASIGRLVTEAGGVHALVERVRILASAGTPLDDVTVLAVSRA
- a CDS encoding acyltransferase family protein, encoding MASERRPELPYLDGMRGAAALAVVAFHAFLYTGLSGQAWRDLPLLGWITGYGYLGVPVFIVLSGYVLMLPVAGRPGLDLRHGTATFLRRRARRILPPYFAALALSLLMALAIPVMRDGAGTEWESAAPATPAGIVSHVLLLQDLSPAWVSQVNAPLWSVAVEWQIYFLMPLVLLPLWRRWGGLPVVALATVAMTGASLAGFAPWACPWLLGLFAAGMLAAELTVTARPRWASDRLLLAVAVGAAAVLLLGITVLQGSVWAAELVAGAGFASLLAWAGGRTMAGSRPRALGAFVTRPAQRLGLVSYSVYLVHSPFLALGNLLLLPLGLPTAAHAAVMLLVVAPLAVAAGFGFFHLVERHFLNTRQVHVTEAAVPDAARVVPRPEA
- a CDS encoding NAD(P)/FAD-dependent oxidoreductase; this encodes MPKILIVGGGYAGFYTAWKLESHLRSGEAEVTMVDPLPYMTYQPFLPEVVSGSIEPRHAVVSQRRHLRTTNVVTAKVTGIDHASKTATITPPVGEPYEFSYDIIVVTAGSVSRTFPIPGVADEAIGLKTIEEAVAIRDRIFANFDRAATLPAGPERERLLTFVVVGGGFAGIEVFAEMRSIATDLVKKYPEIDFEDTHFHLIEAMGRIMPEVSLETSHWVLKNLAERGALVHLDTQLKSAVGGVVELSTGESFESDVIVWTAGVMASPMLKNTDLPIEERGRLRVRADGRVEGDDGIVADAWGAGDVAATPDLTGGGVGGFCVPNAQHAVRQGKLMAKNLTASIRGEGITDYFHKNLGAVAGLGLYQGAFQSGKLGITGFPAWVMHRGYHGLAIPSFERKARVVTGWLNNLVWGRDIVSLEARETPRTAFETFASRPRPAADAAPAAPVKKEEAPAKKAADDKADAPAEGEKSPALAGSYSSSPSAENADEKPSA